In bacterium, the DNA window TATAATGTCGGCAGGCTTCTTACAGGAAACCCTGTTATGCCGCCGTGCACACCCGCGGGAATACAGGAACTCCTTTTAAAATCCGGCGTCAACCCTGAAGGCAGGCATGTGGTCATACTCGGGAGAAGCAATATCGTGGGAAAACCTCTTTTCTCAATCCTGTGCCAAAAGGCAATCGGCGCAAACGCGACTGTTACTTTGTGCCATTCCCGCACGGAAAATATGAAAGAGATAACTTCAAGCGCCGATATCCTCATAGCCGCCATAGGCAAGCCCCGGTTTGTAAAAGCCGACATGGTAAAAACAGATTCGGTGGTAATTGACGTTGGAACAAACAGGGTAAACGATGAAACAGCGGAAAAAGGATATAAAATTGTGGGAGATGTTGATTTTGAAAATGTAAAAAACAAGGTTAAAGCGATTTCTCCGGTCCCGGGCGGGGTCGGTCCCATGACAATTGCGATGCTTATGAAGAATACCTTTAACGCCTGTCTTGAGCAAACCGGCGGCAGGAACCGGGGAGATATGTATAATGGATAAAAAAATTACGGTGGTGGGAGCCGGTTTTGTCGGAACCGCGTGCGCGAAAAGAATCATAGAAAAAAATCTCGCCGATGTAACACTGATGGATATTGTTGAAGGGCTTCCTCAGGGCAAGGCTCTTGATTTAATGCAGTCAGCCGCGATTGAAGGTTTTTCGAAAAAAATACGCGGCACCAACGATTATCAGGAAACACAAAACAGCGATATCGTTATAATCACCGCCGGTTCAGCCAGAAAACCGGGGATGAGCAGGGATGACCTGTTTAAAATCAATTCCGGCATTATATCGGATGTAGTTGCCCGAATATCAAAATTCAGTCCCGCTTCAATAATAATAATGGTGACAAATCCGCTTGACGCAATGACTTATTTAGCCTTTAAAGTATCCGGTTTCCCGTCTCACCGTGTCCTGGGCATGGCAGGAGTCCTTGATTCCGCAAGATACAGTTACTTCATTTCGGAAAAGCTCGGATGCGCGCCTTCGGAAGTCAGGTCGATAGTTTTAGGCGGGCACGGGGATACAATGGTTCCCATGCCGAGACTTTCAGAAATCAAAGGGAAACCGCTGGCGGAATTTCTGGCCGCAGATGAAATCAGCGAAATAAACGAACGGACTCAAAACGGGGGAGCGGAAATAGTCAAACTTTTGAAGACCGGGTCCGCTTATTACGCGCCATCTTCCTCCGCCGTTAAAATGGCAGAACATATTATAAAAGACATCCATGAAATAATCCCGTGCAGCGTTTATCTGAACGGCGAATACGGGCTGAGCGACATATATTTCGGAGTGCCTGTCAGGCTATGCGGAAAAGGGTTGAAAGAAATCGCGGAAATCAAATTAACGGATGAAGAGCAAAAACGCCTTGATAAATCAGCGCGGGCGGTCGCGGAAACCATCAACAAACTGAAAACCTGATTATATGCTCCTTTTAAAATCATTATTTTTAGGGTTTATACAGGGTATAACGGAATTCCTTCCCGTATCCTCTTCCGCGCATTTGGTCATAACCGAAAATATCATCGGGATTCAGCCGTCCTTCTTTCTTAACGTTTCCATGCACGCCGGGACAATGATCGCGACAATCATTGTCTACAGGAAAACAATATATGAAATAATTCATGGACTGTTCCGCGCTCAGAAGAATGAAATAAAATATTTTACCAGGATTTTAGCGGCGACGGTTATTTCCGCGATAGCGGCATTTTTGATTGTGTCGGTAACAGGAGAGGACGTCCTTCACAGGAAAAAGATAATCGGGATATCCCTGCTGGTTACGGCTGTTATCCTGTTCCTTTCGGACAGGATAAAAAACACACAGCCTAAAACCCTCTGTCAAATAAGCGTCCTCAACATCCTTTTAATAGGCCTGGCCCAGGGTATTGCCGTCTTCCCGGGCATATCAAGGTCCGGAATGACTATCGCCTTCTGTCTTTTCCTGAAAATGGAAAGAAGCGAGGCGACGAAATTTTCTTTCATCTTATCCATCCCCATAATCCTGCTCGCATTCATCTATGAAACAATCGCATCCTGCGGCAGTATTGGTAATAGCTACGACTTTCCCGGATTGATTTCCGGTTTTTTTGCGGCTCTGATATCCGGGTTGATAGCTATAAAATTAATGATTATGCTTGTAAAATCAAGAAGGCTGACAGTCTTCGCAGTTTACTGTATTCTGCTGGGAACGGCGCTTTTTCTGGTATAGGACATGATAGAGACCATAAAAATAAACAATATCGCGCTCGCAAAGGATATAGAAATACGATTCGGCGGCGGATTAAACGTCATGACGGGTGAAACCGGAGCAGGAAAATCTCTTCTGCTTTCATCATTGATGCTGACCATAGGAGAGAAATGGGATAAAACCTACCTGAGAAAAGGCGAAAATAAAGGCTCTGTTTCAATGTCTATCAAAATAAACAGGCTCTGCGCCGACAGGCTGAAGCTCGATGAACTCGGACTGCAGACCGAAGAATCATACATATACATCAAAAGGGATTTTAATTCTGAAGGAAGGAACAAGGTATTTATAAACTATAATCCTGTGCCTATTTCGATATTAAAAAAGATAGGCGACCAGATACTGGATTATCACTCCCAAAATTCCCATCAGCTTCTTCTCCATAATGACTACCAGATGGAACTGCTTGACATTTACGGGATGATCGATAAAACAAAATACGGCAGGATTTATAAAGATTTTATGAGCGCCAGGAAAGAATTCGATGAAATGACGGCCAAAGGCAAAATTTCCGGCGAACTGGCCGAACTTTATCAATATCAGTTAGACGAGATACAGAAAGCGTCTTTAAAACCAGGGGAGGAACCTGCCCTGGAAAAAGAGTTATCGGTTATCGCCAATTACAGCGCGCTGGCGGAATTATCCCAGGAAGCGTTAACCCTGCTGTATGACGGCGACGAATCGATATTCAACAAACTGGCCCATACTTCAAAAATACTGTGCAAAATAGAGGATATATCCGGGGAAAAATTCAGCGCGGAGACAATAGGGTCTTTCAACAATTTCCTGAGCGAAACCGCTTCGAAAATAAGGGAGTTGACCGAAAACCCCGATTTTGACGATAACCGTCAAAAACAGATCGAAAGCAGGCTTCAGGATATTTATACGATAAAAAAGAAATACGGCCCTCAAATATCAGATGTGGAACAGAAATATGGCTTTTTGTCTAATGAACTGCGCATCTATAAATCTTTTGAAGAAGAAAAAAAGAAACTTGCGGCAAAAATAGCGGCTATTGAAGAAAAACTCCGGCTGGAAGCTGAAAATATTTCAAAAAAGAGAAAATCGGCCGCAAAGAAGTTCTCGGAGCGCGCAATCGCGGAATTAAGCGAAATAGGACTTGAACACGCGCAGATAACAATTTCTCTTTTCGATAAGGGATTAAGAGAGAACGGGACTGACGGCGTCCGGTATCTTTTTTCCGCCAACAAGGGGGAAAACCCCCTTCCGCTTGAAGACGTCGCTTCCGGAGGAGAGATTTCCAGGCTGATGCTCGCGCTAAAAACGGTTTTTGCCGAAAAAGATTTTACCCCCGTCCTGATATTCGACGAAATTGACACAAACATAGGCGGGAAAACGGCTGTTGCTGTCGGAAAAAAACTGAAAGAACTATCGAAAAGCCATCAGATTATCTGTATCACACATCTGCCTCAGATCGCCCTTATGGCGGACAGCCATTTTTATATCTATAAAGACATTGAAGGGGGAAGGACATTCACACGGATAAAAAAACTCGATTACAATGAGAAAGTTGAAGAGATAGCAAGGATGCTTGGCGGTAAAAACATTACTTCGGTGACCCTGGAACACGCAAAAGAACTTTTAAAATTAAACAGGAATACTTGACAGCGTTAATGTCTTTTGATAAAAAGATATTTCCTTAAATACCGATATAACCTTTAAGAAAAAACAGGGCAAAATGCCGGCAATGGATAATATAAATCTTTCAGGGATAAAAAAATTCAAGTCCGGGAAGGTCCGGGAAATATATGACCTGGGCGATAAACTACTGATACTGACCAGTGACAGGATTTCCGCTTTTGACTGCATAATGCCCAATCCCATACCCGATAAAGGAAAACTCCTTACGGCTATTTCCGTTTTCTGGTTTAACAAACTGTATCCCGTCATTGAGAACCACATTATAACAACCGATATTGAAAAATATCCTCCGGAACTTAAAAAATTCGGCGATATCATCAAAGGCCGCTCTATGCTTGTCAAAAAGTGTTCCATAATTCCCATAGAATGCGTCGTCAGGGGATATTTAGCGGGTTCGGGGCTTAAAGAATACGATAAAAAACAGACTGTATGCGGGATAAAACTTCCCAAAGGCCTGAAAAGTTATTCAAAACTGCCTGAGCCGGTATTTACGCCGTCCACAAAAGCTGAGAGCGGGCATGATGAAAATATAACGGTCAAAAAAATGATCGATGTTATCGGGAAAGAGACTTCCGATTTCATAATATCCAAAACAATGGAAATATATAAATTCGCTTCGGACTTATCTCTTAATAAAGGTTTGATTCTGGCAGATACAAAATTCGAATTCGGAGTCATGGATAACAGCATAATATTATGCGACGAGGTCCTCACACCCGATTCCTCGCGATACTGGCTGCTTTCCGGTTACAGGGAAGGAGAACCCCAGGAAAATTTCGACAAGCAGTTCCTGAGGGATTACCTGGAAACCCTTGACTGGGACAAAAAACCGCCTGCCCCGGCATTGCCGGAAAAAGTCATCAGTAAAACAAGGGAAAAATATATAGAAGCATATGAAAAGCTGACCGGAAATAAATGGCTGTAACAATTTAAAAACGCAATTCTTAAAAAGGAGAACCAATGAGAAAGAAATATGGAAAATACTGCATTTTCGGCGTAACCCTGCTGTTGATATTCTTTTCAGCGGGCGTTGCCTCAGCTTCCGCCGAAACGCCGGATCCCAGGACTATACCCCCCATATGGTGGATAGCTCCCGCCGCTTCAATACTCGCGCTTATCACCGCTTTTTTATTTTACAAGATGATGATGAAAGAATCCGAAGGCACCCCGAAAATGAAAGAGATTGCGGCCGCCGTCAGAGAAGGCGCGATGACGTATCTTAAGCAGCAGTATAAAATAGTCGGTATTTTCTTTTTAGTCGTATTTTTAATTTTTATACTTATGGCTTTCGGGATCAAGGTGCAGTCAAGATGGGTCCCGTTCGCTTTTTTAACCGGCGGTTTCTTTTCCGGCCTTTCCGGTTTTCTGGGGATGAAAACTGCGACAAACGCCGGCGCCAGAACCGCGAACGGAGCAAGGACTTCCCTGAACCAGGGCCTTGTGGTGGCGTTCCGTTCAGGAGCCGTAATGGGGCTTGTGGTAGTAGGTTTAGGCCTTCTGGATATCAGCCTGTGGTTTTTAATACTCTATAAGCTGACAAATATGAATCTTCACGAAATCACGGTGACAATGCTGTGTTTCGGTATGGGGGCGAGTTCACAGGCGTTATTTGCGAGAGTCGGAGGCGGAATTTTCACAAAAGCCGCCGACGTCGGAGCCGATCTCGTAGGTAAGGTAGAGGCCGGTATTCCGGAAGATGACCCGAGAAATCCCGCAACGATTGCGGATAATGTAGGGGATAACGTTGGAGATGTGGCGGGAATGGGAGCCGACCTGTATGAATCCTATTGCGGCTCAATACTGGCGACGGCGGCATTGGGTGTTGCCGCATATTCCAACCTCGGCTTTGCCAGCAGATTAAACTCCATTATGATACCCATGCTGATTGCCGGACTCGGCACTATTTTCTCTATAATAGGTATCTTCGCGGTCAGAACACGCGAGGGAGCCACAATGAAACAGCTTCTGCTCTCATTGTTGGCTGGAACAGCGTTAAGTTCCCTGTTGATATTATTAACAACGGGCGTTATGGCAGGTTTCGGATTTCTCGGCATGACATGGGGGATTTTCGGGGCCATTGCGTCAGGATTATTAGCGGGAATTATCATAGGGCAGAGCACAGAATATTATACCGCCTTTAATTATGCCCCGACCAAAGGAATAGCCAAAAATGCCCTTACAGGTCCGGCAACAGTGATAATAGACGGTTTTGCGGTGGGTATGATGTCAACATGGATTCCGGTCGTTACCATAGCTGTTGCAATGATGGCCGCGTTTGTTCTGGCGGGCGGGAACAAAATACCGGAACTGGGTTTATACGGGATAGGGATAGCGGCCGTAGGAATGCTGTCAACTCTCGGTATAACATTGGCTACTGATGCCTACGGTCCCATAGCGGATAATGCCGGGGGGAATGCCGAAATGTCAGGGTTGGGAGAAGAAGTGCGCAAGAGGACAGATGCGCTTGATTCGCTGGGGAACACCACCGCAGCCACGGGAAAGGGATTCGCCATAGGTTCCGCCGCATTGACTGCGCTGGCTCTTCTTGCCGCGTATATGGAAGAAGTAAGGACGGGCATGATGCGTATAGGCCAGGAGACAATAACAGTCGCGGGAAACATAATAGATGTTTCAAAAGCTACGTTAGATGAATTTATGATGTATTTTAACATTACACTGATGAACCCCAAAGTCCTGATAGGCATGTTTCTGGGGGGAATGCTGGCGTTTGTCTTCTGCTCATTAACAATGAAAGCTGTGGGGAGAGCCGCTTCTTCCATGGTTCAGGAAGTCAGAAGGCAATTCAGGGAAAAGAAAGGGATTCTTGAGGGAACGGAAAAACCCGATTACAAATCCTGCGTTGCCATATCCACCATAGGGGCGCAAAAAGAAATGATTTTTCCTTCTCTTCTCGCCATATTGACGCCCGTGGTAACAGGTCTTATACTGGGTGTTTCAGGTGTTATGGGTCTTCTGGCGGGAGGCCTGTCGACGGGATTTGTTCTTGCTGTAATGCTCAACAATGCGGGAGGAGCATGGGATAACGCGAAAAAATATATAGAAACAGGCGAATACGGAGGGAAGGGAAGCCCCGCGCACAAAGCGGGCGTAGTGGGGGATACCGTCGGAGATCCTTTCAAAGATACTTCCGGGCCCAGCCTTAATATTTTAATCAAACTGATGAGTATGATAAGCGTTGTCGTAGCGGGATTAATCGTAAAGTTTTCTCCCGTGATCCAGAATTGGCTCGGAATTTAAC includes these proteins:
- the recN gene encoding DNA repair protein RecN; this translates as MIETIKINNIALAKDIEIRFGGGLNVMTGETGAGKSLLLSSLMLTIGEKWDKTYLRKGENKGSVSMSIKINRLCADRLKLDELGLQTEESYIYIKRDFNSEGRNKVFINYNPVPISILKKIGDQILDYHSQNSHQLLLHNDYQMELLDIYGMIDKTKYGRIYKDFMSARKEFDEMTAKGKISGELAELYQYQLDEIQKASLKPGEEPALEKELSVIANYSALAELSQEALTLLYDGDESIFNKLAHTSKILCKIEDISGEKFSAETIGSFNNFLSETASKIRELTENPDFDDNRQKQIESRLQDIYTIKKKYGPQISDVEQKYGFLSNELRIYKSFEEEKKKLAAKIAAIEEKLRLEAENISKKRKSAAKKFSERAIAELSEIGLEHAQITISLFDKGLRENGTDGVRYLFSANKGENPLPLEDVASGGEISRLMLALKTVFAEKDFTPVLIFDEIDTNIGGKTAVAVGKKLKELSKSHQIICITHLPQIALMADSHFYIYKDIEGGRTFTRIKKLDYNEKVEEIARMLGGKNITSVTLEHAKELLKLNRNT
- a CDS encoding undecaprenyl-diphosphate phosphatase, with protein sequence MLLLKSLFLGFIQGITEFLPVSSSAHLVITENIIGIQPSFFLNVSMHAGTMIATIIVYRKTIYEIIHGLFRAQKNEIKYFTRILAATVISAIAAFLIVSVTGEDVLHRKKIIGISLLVTAVILFLSDRIKNTQPKTLCQISVLNILLIGLAQGIAVFPGISRSGMTIAFCLFLKMERSEATKFSFILSIPIILLAFIYETIASCGSIGNSYDFPGLISGFFAALISGLIAIKLMIMLVKSRRLTVFAVYCILLGTALFLV
- the folD gene encoding bifunctional methylenetetrahydrofolate dehydrogenase/methenyltetrahydrofolate cyclohydrolase FolD, whose amino-acid sequence is MSLIIDGKKISLQIKNELRAAVSALKKDRNIIPGLAVILVGSNPASKVYVTMKEKACAEIGVYSEKHLIDEAVSTEKLVELIKSLNKSGKIHGILVQLPLPGRINAEKVIESVHPSKDVDCFHPYNVGRLLTGNPVMPPCTPAGIQELLLKSGVNPEGRHVVILGRSNIVGKPLFSILCQKAIGANATVTLCHSRTENMKEITSSADILIAAIGKPRFVKADMVKTDSVVIDVGTNRVNDETAEKGYKIVGDVDFENVKNKVKAISPVPGGVGPMTIAMLMKNTFNACLEQTGGRNRGDMYNG
- a CDS encoding phosphoribosylaminoimidazolesuccinocarboxamide synthase; translation: MPAMDNINLSGIKKFKSGKVREIYDLGDKLLILTSDRISAFDCIMPNPIPDKGKLLTAISVFWFNKLYPVIENHIITTDIEKYPPELKKFGDIIKGRSMLVKKCSIIPIECVVRGYLAGSGLKEYDKKQTVCGIKLPKGLKSYSKLPEPVFTPSTKAESGHDENITVKKMIDVIGKETSDFIISKTMEIYKFASDLSLNKGLILADTKFEFGVMDNSIILCDEVLTPDSSRYWLLSGYREGEPQENFDKQFLRDYLETLDWDKKPPAPALPEKVISKTREKYIEAYEKLTGNKWL
- a CDS encoding sodium-translocating pyrophosphatase: MRKKYGKYCIFGVTLLLIFFSAGVASASAETPDPRTIPPIWWIAPAASILALITAFLFYKMMMKESEGTPKMKEIAAAVREGAMTYLKQQYKIVGIFFLVVFLIFILMAFGIKVQSRWVPFAFLTGGFFSGLSGFLGMKTATNAGARTANGARTSLNQGLVVAFRSGAVMGLVVVGLGLLDISLWFLILYKLTNMNLHEITVTMLCFGMGASSQALFARVGGGIFTKAADVGADLVGKVEAGIPEDDPRNPATIADNVGDNVGDVAGMGADLYESYCGSILATAALGVAAYSNLGFASRLNSIMIPMLIAGLGTIFSIIGIFAVRTREGATMKQLLLSLLAGTALSSLLILLTTGVMAGFGFLGMTWGIFGAIASGLLAGIIIGQSTEYYTAFNYAPTKGIAKNALTGPATVIIDGFAVGMMSTWIPVVTIAVAMMAAFVLAGGNKIPELGLYGIGIAAVGMLSTLGITLATDAYGPIADNAGGNAEMSGLGEEVRKRTDALDSLGNTTAATGKGFAIGSAALTALALLAAYMEEVRTGMMRIGQETITVAGNIIDVSKATLDEFMMYFNITLMNPKVLIGMFLGGMLAFVFCSLTMKAVGRAASSMVQEVRRQFREKKGILEGTEKPDYKSCVAISTIGAQKEMIFPSLLAILTPVVTGLILGVSGVMGLLAGGLSTGFVLAVMLNNAGGAWDNAKKYIETGEYGGKGSPAHKAGVVGDTVGDPFKDTSGPSLNILIKLMSMISVVVAGLIVKFSPVIQNWLGI
- the mdh gene encoding malate dehydrogenase, with the translated sequence MDKKITVVGAGFVGTACAKRIIEKNLADVTLMDIVEGLPQGKALDLMQSAAIEGFSKKIRGTNDYQETQNSDIVIITAGSARKPGMSRDDLFKINSGIISDVVARISKFSPASIIIMVTNPLDAMTYLAFKVSGFPSHRVLGMAGVLDSARYSYFISEKLGCAPSEVRSIVLGGHGDTMVPMPRLSEIKGKPLAEFLAADEISEINERTQNGGAEIVKLLKTGSAYYAPSSSAVKMAEHIIKDIHEIIPCSVYLNGEYGLSDIYFGVPVRLCGKGLKEIAEIKLTDEEQKRLDKSARAVAETINKLKT